In Rhizobium sp. WSM4643, the following are encoded in one genomic region:
- a CDS encoding DegQ family serine endoprotease, producing the protein MAPTIRSPFRRTLALMASAAILAHAGMNGVAYAQAAPQTTTPGVTTPAPATRETTAPTPTPPAAAAPETAAPAPQQTAPAQAVVPNSGPASVADLAEGLLDAVVNISTSQNVKDDEGAGPAPRAPDGSPFQEFFNDFFNKQQGNKGGNHNVSSLGSGFVIDPAGYIVTNNHVIEGADDIEINFANGSKLKAKLIGTDTKTDLSVLKVEPKTPLKSVKFGDSSTMRIGDWVMAIGNPFGFGGSVTVGIISGRGRNINAGPYDNFIQTDAAINKGNSGGPLFNMKGEVIGINTAIISPSGGSIGIGFSVPSELASGVVDQLREYGETRRGWLGVRIQPVTDDIADSLGLDTAKGALVAGVIKGGPVDDGSIKAGDVILKFDGKTVSEMRDLPRVVAESTVGKEVDVVVLRDGKEQTVKVKLGRLEDSDQAATSDDAAPDGSQDNGVITPDPGENNDMDQPDTGDQAQPAPGTPDQHKGQVSPDAATPKNVLGLSLSLLSAETRKAFGIAESVDGVVVTEVTPGSASAEKGLKPGDVIVEVAQEFMKSPDAVAAKVQALKQEGRRNAQLMIASANGDLRFVAVPME; encoded by the coding sequence ATGGCCCCCACGATTCGCTCGCCCTTCAGACGAACGCTCGCGCTTATGGCCAGCGCTGCAATTCTTGCGCATGCCGGCATGAACGGGGTCGCGTATGCCCAAGCCGCGCCTCAGACGACCACACCTGGGGTTACGACACCTGCTCCGGCTACTCGGGAAACGACTGCTCCGACACCCACACCGCCGGCCGCGGCTGCACCGGAAACGGCTGCTCCCGCCCCGCAGCAGACGGCCCCGGCCCAGGCCGTCGTGCCCAACAGCGGTCCGGCTTCGGTCGCCGATCTCGCCGAGGGGCTGCTCGATGCCGTGGTCAACATCTCGACCTCGCAGAATGTGAAGGACGACGAGGGTGCAGGCCCGGCGCCGCGCGCGCCCGACGGCTCGCCGTTCCAGGAATTCTTCAACGATTTCTTCAACAAGCAGCAGGGCAACAAGGGCGGCAACCACAATGTCAGCTCGCTCGGTTCAGGCTTCGTTATCGATCCGGCCGGTTATATCGTCACCAACAACCACGTGATCGAGGGTGCCGACGATATCGAGATCAATTTCGCCAATGGTTCGAAGCTCAAGGCGAAGCTGATCGGCACCGATACGAAAACCGATCTTTCGGTGCTGAAGGTCGAGCCGAAGACGCCGCTGAAATCGGTGAAATTCGGCGATTCCAGCACGATGCGCATCGGCGACTGGGTGATGGCGATCGGCAATCCGTTCGGCTTCGGCGGTTCGGTGACGGTCGGCATCATTTCCGGGCGCGGTCGCAACATCAATGCCGGTCCCTACGACAATTTCATCCAGACGGATGCGGCGATCAACAAGGGCAATTCCGGCGGGCCGCTGTTCAATATGAAGGGTGAAGTGATCGGCATCAATACGGCGATCATTTCGCCGAGCGGCGGCTCGATCGGCATCGGCTTCTCGGTGCCGTCGGAGCTTGCTTCCGGCGTCGTCGACCAGCTGCGCGAATATGGCGAGACGCGGCGCGGCTGGCTCGGCGTGCGCATCCAGCCGGTGACCGACGATATCGCCGACAGCCTGGGGCTCGACACCGCAAAGGGCGCGCTGGTCGCCGGCGTCATCAAGGGTGGCCCCGTCGACGACGGCTCGATCAAGGCGGGTGACGTCATTTTGAAATTCGACGGCAAGACCGTCAGCGAAATGCGCGACCTGCCGCGCGTCGTGGCGGAAAGCACGGTCGGCAAGGAAGTCGACGTGGTGGTGCTGCGCGACGGCAAGGAGCAGACCGTCAAGGTGAAGCTCGGCCGGCTCGAGGACAGCGATCAGGCGGCGACATCCGACGATGCGGCGCCCGATGGCTCGCAGGATAATGGCGTGATCACCCCGGATCCCGGCGAGAACAACGACATGGACCAGCCTGACACCGGCGATCAGGCCCAACCAGCGCCGGGTACGCCCGACCAGCATAAGGGCCAGGTGTCGCCGGATGCGGCAACGCCGAAGAACGTGCTCGGGTTGTCGCTGTCGCTGTTGAGCGCCGAGACGCGCAAGGCCTTCGGCATCGCCGAGAGCGTCGACGGCGTCGTCGTGACAGAGGTGACGCCCGGCTCCGCTTCCGCCGAGAAGGGGCTGAAGCCCGGCGATGTGATCGTCGAGGTGGCGCAGGAGTTCATGAAGTCACCGGATGCGGTCGCCGCCAAGGTGCAGGCGCTGAAACAGGAAGGCCGCCGCAACGCCCAACTGATGATCGCGTCGGCGAATGGCGATCTGCGGTTCGTTGCGGTGCCGATGGAATAA
- the hflC gene encoding protease modulator HflC, giving the protein MTSNRLPIIFLILAIVLVGLYSSIFVVNAREQAIVVRFGQIQTVKTEPGIYFKLPFGFMDADRVQLVEKQALRLDLDNIRVQVQDGQTFDVDAFVIYNISDVRRFRETVSGDREAAEARLRAQLDSSLRRVYGLRDYNAALSEERVAMMLEIRDDLRTDAENLGLHIDDVRIRRTDLSPEVAPNTYNAMRSERLAEAERIRAEGNEEGQRRRAIADRQVVELTAGAQRDAEILRGQGDADRNRVFAEVFSKDPAFFEFYRSMAAYSSALSSQDTTLVLSPNSEFFRYFDNAAGSLQPPANPAAPAAAVPGAAAPAAPAQPAN; this is encoded by the coding sequence ATGACATCGAACAGACTTCCCATCATTTTCCTCATCCTCGCCATCGTGCTGGTCGGGCTCTATTCGTCCATCTTCGTGGTGAATGCGCGCGAGCAGGCCATCGTCGTCCGTTTCGGCCAGATCCAGACGGTCAAGACCGAGCCTGGCATTTACTTCAAGCTGCCCTTCGGCTTCATGGATGCCGACCGGGTTCAGCTGGTCGAAAAGCAGGCGTTGCGGCTCGATCTCGATAATATCCGCGTTCAGGTCCAGGACGGCCAGACCTTCGATGTCGATGCCTTCGTGATCTATAACATCTCGGATGTTCGCCGTTTCCGCGAAACAGTATCGGGCGATCGCGAAGCCGCGGAAGCGCGGTTGAGGGCGCAGCTCGATTCATCGCTTCGCCGCGTGTACGGTCTGCGTGACTACAATGCTGCGCTCTCGGAAGAGCGTGTCGCTATGATGCTGGAGATTCGCGACGATCTGCGCACAGATGCCGAAAACCTCGGCCTGCATATAGACGACGTTCGCATCCGCCGCACCGACCTTTCACCGGAAGTTGCTCCCAACACCTATAATGCCATGCGTTCGGAACGCCTCGCCGAGGCCGAGCGTATCCGTGCGGAGGGCAATGAGGAAGGCCAGCGGCGCCGGGCCATCGCCGACCGTCAGGTCGTCGAACTCACCGCAGGCGCCCAGCGCGATGCGGAAATCCTTCGAGGCCAGGGCGATGCGGACCGCAACCGCGTCTTTGCCGAAGTCTTCAGCAAGGATCCAGCCTTCTTCGAGTTCTATCGCTCGATGGCGGCCTATTCCTCTGCTCTCTCGTCGCAGGACACGACGCTGGTGTTGTCGCCGAATTCGGAATTCTTCCGCTATTTCGATAATGCCGCCGGCAGCTTGCAGCCACCGGCAAATCCTGCCGCACCGGCTGCGGCAGTTCCCGGCGCGGCTGCTCCCGCAGCTCCCGCCCAGCCGGCGAACTAA
- the hflK gene encoding FtsH protease activity modulator HflK translates to MPWSNQNGGGGPWGGGGGNNQGPWGQGPNRPRGGGKGGPPDLEDIIRRGQDQLRNIIPGGFNGGVAVIVAAIVAVFWLIQCIYVVQPDERGVELRFGKPKEEISMPGLHFHLWPMETVETVKVTVQQLNIGATSASSSNGLMLSSDKSVINVQFAVFYTVSDPKAYLFNVENPAETLQQVSDSAMREIVGRRPAQDAFRSNRQPIEVDVLNILQDTMNRYGAGVTVTGVTIQNVAPPREVADAFEEVQRAGRDRDSTIEEANRYTNQKLGQARGDAARIREDAAAYKDRVVKEAEGEAQRFTAINDEYSKAPDVTRKRLYLETMEQVLKNSRKVIIDEKQGVLPYLPLNELGKPAQQGG, encoded by the coding sequence ATGCCCTGGAGCAATCAGAATGGCGGCGGCGGCCCTTGGGGCGGCGGCGGCGGTAATAATCAGGGACCATGGGGACAGGGGCCGAACCGGCCGCGCGGTGGCGGCAAGGGCGGACCGCCCGATCTGGAAGATATCATCCGGCGCGGCCAGGACCAACTGCGCAACATCATTCCCGGCGGCTTCAACGGCGGCGTGGCGGTGATCGTCGCGGCGATCGTCGCCGTCTTTTGGCTGATCCAGTGCATCTACGTCGTGCAGCCGGACGAACGCGGCGTCGAGCTGCGGTTCGGCAAGCCGAAGGAAGAGATTTCGATGCCGGGCCTGCATTTCCACCTGTGGCCGATGGAAACCGTGGAGACGGTCAAGGTGACCGTGCAGCAGTTGAACATCGGGGCGACTTCCGCATCGTCTTCGAATGGCCTGATGCTGTCCAGCGACAAGAGCGTCATCAACGTGCAGTTCGCCGTCTTTTACACGGTGAGTGACCCGAAGGCCTATCTCTTCAATGTCGAAAACCCGGCAGAGACCCTGCAGCAGGTTTCCGACAGTGCCATGCGTGAAATCGTCGGCCGGCGTCCGGCGCAGGACGCCTTCCGCAGCAATCGCCAGCCGATCGAAGTGGATGTGCTCAATATCCTGCAGGACACGATGAACCGCTATGGCGCAGGCGTGACCGTGACCGGAGTGACGATCCAGAACGTGGCGCCGCCGCGCGAAGTCGCCGATGCCTTCGAAGAAGTGCAGCGTGCCGGCCGTGACCGCGATAGCACGATCGAAGAGGCCAATCGCTACACGAATCAGAAGCTCGGCCAGGCGCGAGGCGATGCAGCGCGAATCCGTGAAGATGCCGCCGCCTACAAGGACCGTGTCGTGAAGGAGGCGGAAGGTGAAGCGCAGCGTTTCACTGCGATCAACGACGAATATTCCAAGGCGCCTGATGTGACCCGCAAGCGGTTGTACCTCGAAACGATGGAGCAGGTGCTGAAGAATTCCAGGAAGGTCATCATCGACGAGAAGCAGGGCGTCCTGCCCTATCTGCCGCTCAATGAGCTCGGCAAGCCGGCGCAGCAGGGAGGTTGA
- a CDS encoding dihydrofolate reductase produces MADIRRTIIAAVARNGIIGRDGDMPWRLSSDLKRFKALTLGKPVVMGRKTYDSIGKPLPGRPNVVISRQAAIDHADVSMTHSLPEAIKAAERLAFETGVDEICILGGGQVYAQAIGLADRMCITHVEANLDGDASFPAIDPDIWQAGEAIAVPAGEKDSYPTRFVVYERRQA; encoded by the coding sequence ATGGCCGACATCCGCAGGACCATTATCGCCGCCGTCGCCCGCAACGGCATTATCGGCCGCGATGGCGACATGCCGTGGCGGCTTTCCAGCGATCTCAAGCGCTTCAAGGCGCTGACATTGGGCAAGCCTGTGGTGATGGGCCGCAAGACCTACGATTCGATCGGCAAGCCGCTGCCGGGACGGCCGAACGTCGTCATCTCGCGGCAGGCGGCGATAGACCATGCTGATGTCAGCATGACACATTCGCTGCCCGAGGCGATAAAGGCGGCCGAAAGGCTGGCGTTCGAAACCGGCGTCGACGAGATCTGCATTCTCGGCGGTGGGCAGGTTTATGCCCAGGCGATCGGTCTTGCCGACCGGATGTGCATCACGCATGTCGAGGCCAATCTTGACGGAGACGCGTCGTTTCCCGCGATCGATCCCGACATCTGGCAGGCAGGGGAGGCGATCGCGGTTCCGGCCGGCGAAAAGGACAGCTATCCCACGCGTTTCGTCGTCTACGAACGCCGGCAGGCCTGA
- a CDS encoding thymidylate synthase, with protein sequence MKQYLDLLNHVMEKGSDRGDRTGTGTRSVFGYQMRFDLEEGFPVLTTKKLHLRSIIHELLWFLKGETNIRYLKENGVSIWDEWADENGDLGPVYGAQWRSWPAPGGGHIDQIANLVKGIVNNPNSRRHIVSAWNPAEVDEMALPPCHCLFQFYVADGKLSCQLYQRSADIFLGVPFNIASYALLTMMVAQVTGLKSGDFVHTLGDAHLYHNHFDQAKLQLARRPKPLPFMRINADVKDIFGFNFDDFELIGYEADASIKAPIAV encoded by the coding sequence ATGAAGCAATATCTCGATCTCTTGAATCATGTGATGGAAAAGGGCTCCGACCGGGGCGACCGTACCGGCACCGGTACCCGCTCGGTCTTCGGCTATCAGATGCGCTTCGACCTCGAAGAGGGCTTCCCCGTCCTCACCACGAAGAAGCTGCATCTGCGCTCGATCATCCACGAGCTTCTCTGGTTCCTGAAGGGCGAGACGAACATCCGCTATCTCAAGGAGAACGGCGTTTCGATCTGGGACGAATGGGCCGACGAAAACGGCGATCTCGGGCCGGTTTACGGCGCCCAGTGGCGCTCCTGGCCAGCGCCCGGCGGCGGCCATATCGACCAGATCGCCAATCTGGTCAAAGGCATTGTCAACAATCCGAATTCGCGCCGCCACATCGTTTCGGCCTGGAATCCGGCCGAAGTGGACGAAATGGCGCTGCCGCCCTGCCATTGCCTGTTCCAGTTCTATGTGGCTGACGGCAAGCTTTCCTGCCAGCTCTACCAGCGCTCGGCCGATATCTTCCTCGGCGTGCCCTTCAACATCGCCTCCTATGCGCTGCTGACGATGATGGTGGCTCAGGTGACCGGGCTGAAGTCCGGCGATTTCGTCCACACGCTCGGCGACGCCCATCTCTATCACAACCATTTCGACCAGGCGAAGCTGCAGCTGGCGCGCCGGCCGAAACCGCTGCCGTTCATGCGCATCAATGCTGATGTGAAGGATATTTTCGGTTTCAACTTCGACGATTTCGAGCTGATCGGCTACGAGGCCGATGCCAGCATCAAGGCGCCGATCGCCGTCTGA